One genomic segment of Pandoraea sputorum includes these proteins:
- a CDS encoding LysR family transcriptional regulator yields MRDSSETNIVSATLEIDLLRSFTAIAQAGSLSRAAQRIARTQSALSQQMKRLEEIVEQPLFQRTGRGVVLTGSGERLLGHAQRILRAHDEAMADMSGRGLSGTIRFGCPDDYAAAFLPHLLREFAVVHPHAQVEVICEPTPRLLEQLSRHALDLALISLPDGVDTPNVIRREALVWIGSPGLDGVLSNPDEPLPLALSDSDTLDHIAACDALSKAGRAYRIAYASSNLAGLTALARSGQAFAVMTQTAVPPDLRIVTADTLPTLPSVGITVKFDRARPSHLSVAFADQIRQTLAVM; encoded by the coding sequence ATGAGAGATAGTAGTGAGACTAATATCGTGAGCGCGACACTGGAAATCGATTTGCTGCGCTCGTTCACGGCCATTGCACAAGCCGGTTCGCTCAGTCGCGCCGCGCAGCGCATCGCCCGAACGCAGTCGGCGCTGAGTCAGCAGATGAAACGCCTGGAGGAGATCGTCGAGCAGCCGTTGTTTCAGCGCACAGGGCGCGGCGTGGTGCTGACCGGCTCCGGCGAGCGTCTGCTCGGTCACGCGCAACGCATTCTTCGCGCACACGACGAGGCGATGGCCGACATGTCGGGGCGCGGGCTGAGCGGGACGATCCGGTTCGGCTGTCCGGATGACTATGCCGCTGCGTTCCTACCCCATCTGCTGCGCGAGTTCGCGGTGGTGCATCCGCATGCGCAAGTCGAGGTGATTTGCGAGCCGACACCGAGATTGCTGGAACAGTTATCGCGTCACGCGCTCGATCTTGCCCTTATTTCGTTGCCCGACGGCGTGGACACGCCCAATGTGATCCGGCGCGAAGCATTGGTCTGGATCGGGAGTCCGGGGCTCGACGGGGTGCTCTCGAACCCGGACGAACCCTTGCCGCTGGCGCTCTCCGATTCCGACACGCTGGACCACATTGCGGCATGCGATGCGCTCTCGAAGGCCGGACGGGCGTACCGGATTGCCTACGCGAGTAGCAATCTGGCAGGACTTACGGCGCTCGCACGCTCCGGACAGGCGTTCGCGGTGATGACGCAAACGGCAGTGCCACCGGACTTACGCATTGTTACAGCTGATACCTTGCCGACGTTGCCGTCCGTAGGGATTACGGTAAAGTTCGATCGCGCGCGTCCCAGTCACCTGAGCGTGGCGTTCGCCGATCAGATTAGGCAGACGCTGGCAGTGATGTAA
- a CDS encoding HpcH/HpaI aldolase/citrate lyase family protein, with translation MQKHPVIRSWLFVPGNRPERFDKACASGADAVILDLEDAVPPADKLTARAQVVQWLMAPSPTTSIPVYVRINAASTPWFAEDVAALAGLTQLSGLVVPKTEDAGTLARVVKSAAPSLQLVPLIETAQAFAVLGEIATAPRVDRLMFGTIDFQLDIGIEGDADELLYFRSHITLASRIAGIAAPVDGVTTVLDDSASIEAATRRARALGFRGKLCIHPRQVAPVHAAFAWRDDEITWAERVVAAANASAGAAVALDGKMIDAPVIAKANEILASR, from the coding sequence ATGCAAAAACATCCTGTCATTCGTAGCTGGCTTTTCGTGCCGGGCAATCGTCCGGAACGTTTCGACAAGGCATGTGCTTCGGGCGCGGACGCCGTCATTCTCGATCTCGAAGACGCCGTGCCGCCCGCCGACAAACTGACTGCCCGGGCGCAGGTGGTGCAATGGCTGATGGCGCCGAGTCCCACGACATCGATCCCGGTCTATGTGCGTATCAATGCCGCGTCGACCCCCTGGTTTGCCGAGGATGTCGCAGCACTCGCTGGTCTGACGCAACTCAGCGGCCTCGTCGTACCGAAGACGGAAGATGCCGGCACCCTCGCCCGCGTTGTGAAAAGCGCTGCGCCGTCGCTGCAACTCGTACCGCTGATCGAGACGGCGCAGGCATTTGCCGTGCTGGGAGAGATCGCCACTGCGCCACGCGTCGACCGGTTAATGTTCGGTACCATCGATTTCCAATTGGACATCGGCATCGAGGGCGACGCCGACGAGTTGTTGTACTTCCGCTCACACATCACGCTGGCGTCGCGTATCGCGGGCATCGCAGCACCCGTCGATGGTGTGACTACGGTGCTCGACGATTCGGCATCAATCGAGGCCGCCACCCGCCGCGCTCGCGCGCTCGGGTTCCGGGGGAAACTGTGCATCCACCCGCGTCAGGTAGCGCCGGTTCACGCGGCATTCGCGTGGCGCGACGATGAAATTACATGGGCCGAACGCGTTGTCGCCGCCGCCAATGCCAGCGCAGGTGCAGCCGTCGCACTGGATGGCAAGATGATCGACGCACCGGTCATCGCGAAAGCCAACGAGATTCTTGCCAGTCGCTGA
- a CDS encoding alpha/beta hydrolase: protein MFRQQGGRLTRQLPKFASGLMAAAALLGAPAHASEVLSSEVYSKNLSRPLTYNVYLPTGYEASGKTTYPVLYLLHGNDGVKNDWAVKGHMQSTMDKLIGHGDIPPAIVIMPDADTNWYVDLKERMETAFFSELIPHVEKTYRAIKTRDGRLIGGLSMGGYGAMRYALKYPEKFKAAALMSPAIYNPEPPKDSSARFVKVFAEPNTNGEYSARVWQQNNYPAYFDEFLKKGIKVPMYINSGDDDDFNIEMEATRFYELLRANKQPAELRIVDGKHEWPVWASTLPDALKYIFRDVQRPQRND, encoded by the coding sequence ATGTTCCGTCAACAAGGTGGGCGTCTGACCCGACAGTTGCCGAAGTTTGCGTCGGGTTTGATGGCCGCGGCAGCATTGCTCGGTGCCCCGGCGCACGCGAGCGAGGTGTTGTCGAGCGAGGTCTACAGCAAGAATCTGTCGCGCCCGCTGACCTACAACGTCTACCTCCCGACGGGCTACGAAGCCAGCGGCAAGACGACGTACCCCGTGCTGTATCTGCTGCACGGTAACGACGGCGTGAAGAACGACTGGGCGGTCAAGGGCCACATGCAGTCGACCATGGACAAGCTGATCGGCCACGGCGACATTCCGCCTGCCATCGTGATCATGCCGGACGCCGATACCAACTGGTACGTGGATCTGAAGGAGCGCATGGAAACGGCATTCTTCAGCGAGTTGATTCCGCACGTCGAGAAGACGTATCGGGCGATCAAGACGCGCGACGGACGTCTGATCGGCGGCCTGTCGATGGGCGGGTACGGTGCAATGCGTTACGCACTCAAGTATCCGGAGAAGTTCAAGGCGGCTGCGCTCATGAGTCCGGCCATCTACAATCCGGAGCCGCCGAAGGACTCTTCGGCTCGCTTTGTAAAGGTGTTCGCCGAACCGAACACGAACGGCGAGTACAGCGCGCGAGTCTGGCAGCAGAACAACTACCCGGCGTACTTCGACGAGTTCCTGAAGAAGGGGATCAAGGTGCCGATGTACATCAACTCGGGCGATGACGACGATTTCAACATCGAGATGGAGGCCACGCGCTTCTATGAGTTGCTGCGTGCGAACAAGCAACCGGCGGAGTTGCGCATCGTGGACGGCAAGCATGAGTGGCCGGTCTGGGCGAGCACGCTGCCCGACGCGCTGAAGTACATCTTCCGCGATGTTCAGCGTCCGCAGCGCAATGACTGA
- a CDS encoding CaiB/BaiF CoA transferase family protein has product MRPLDGIKVIALEHAIAAPFCTRQLADLGARVIKIERPGAGDFARAYDARVNGMSSHFVWTNRSKESLTLDLKQDAAQSVLHDLLADADVLVQNLAPGAADRLGLSYEVLSARYPRIIVCGISGYGPDGPYRDKKAYDLLIQSESGFLSVTGSPEASAKAGCSIADIAAGMYAYTNILSALIQRGKTGKGSRIDISMLECMVEWMGFPLYYAVDDQTPPPRAGAAHATIFPYGPFETGDGKTVMLGLQNEREWKIFCDKVLEQPALAEDARFASNPKRLENRDALRAIIREVFMRLSAPQLVSRLDAVGIANANLNEMHDVWQHAQLAARERWANVATPNGTIKAPIPPGMPSASAAFAPRMDPIPALGQHTDAILTELGRTSAQIEALHAAQVV; this is encoded by the coding sequence ATGAGGCCCTTGGACGGCATCAAGGTCATCGCGCTCGAACACGCCATTGCGGCACCGTTCTGCACCCGCCAACTGGCCGATCTGGGCGCGCGCGTCATCAAGATCGAGCGGCCCGGCGCAGGTGACTTCGCCCGCGCTTACGACGCACGGGTGAACGGCATGTCGTCGCACTTCGTGTGGACGAACCGCTCGAAGGAAAGTCTGACGCTCGACCTGAAACAGGACGCCGCCCAGTCGGTCCTTCACGACCTTCTCGCCGACGCCGACGTCCTGGTGCAGAACCTCGCCCCCGGCGCGGCCGACCGCCTTGGCCTGAGCTACGAAGTGCTGTCGGCGCGCTATCCCCGCATCATCGTTTGCGGCATTTCGGGTTACGGTCCGGACGGCCCCTATCGCGACAAGAAGGCATACGACTTGCTCATCCAGAGCGAATCGGGCTTTCTGTCGGTGACGGGCTCACCTGAGGCCTCGGCCAAGGCTGGGTGCTCGATTGCGGACATTGCCGCAGGCATGTACGCCTATACGAACATCCTTTCGGCGTTGATCCAGCGCGGCAAGACCGGCAAAGGCTCGCGCATCGACATCTCGATGCTCGAATGCATGGTCGAGTGGATGGGCTTTCCGCTGTATTACGCCGTGGACGATCAGACGCCCCCGCCCCGTGCAGGTGCAGCGCACGCAACGATCTTTCCGTACGGGCCGTTCGAAACCGGTGACGGGAAGACCGTCATGCTGGGCTTGCAGAACGAGCGCGAGTGGAAGATTTTCTGCGACAAGGTTCTCGAACAGCCGGCGCTCGCCGAAGACGCACGCTTTGCTTCCAACCCCAAGCGTCTCGAGAATCGCGATGCGCTGCGTGCCATCATCCGCGAAGTCTTCATGCGACTCTCGGCACCGCAACTAGTGAGTCGACTCGACGCCGTGGGCATCGCCAACGCCAACCTCAACGAGATGCACGACGTGTGGCAACACGCCCAACTCGCCGCGCGTGAGCGCTGGGCAAACGTCGCAACGCCCAACGGCACGATCAAGGCACCGATTCCGCCGGGCATGCCGTCAGCGAGCGCAGCGTTTGCGCCACGCATGGATCCGATTCCGGCGCTGGGACAGCACACCGACGCGATTCTCACCGAGCTTGGCCGCACGTCGGCGCAGATCGAAGCGCTGCACGCAGCGCAGGTGGTGTGA
- a CDS encoding aspartate aminotransferase family protein — MSKNQDAEFWRNAREHLIRYGGTFEPMIVERAQGSFVYDADGRAILDFTSGQMSAVLGHSHPDIVSVVTESIGKLDHLFSGMLSRPVVDLATRLAEITPEGLDRVMLLSTGAESNEAAIRMAKLVTGKYEVVGFAQSWHGMTGAAASATYSAGRKGVGPAAVGSFAIPAPFTYRPRFGPAGQYDYLAELDYAFDLIDRQSSGNLAAFIAEPILSSGGIIELPPGYLAALKRKCEERGMLLILDEAQTGIGRTGTMFAFERDGVTPDILTLSKTLGAGLPLAAIVTSAQIEERAHERGYLFYTTHVSDPLPAAVGLRVLDVVARDGLVARANVMGERLRNGLLGLMERFDCVGDVRGRGLLLGMEIVKDRRTKAPADGLGAKITRECMNLGLSMNIVQLPGMGGVFRIAPPLTVSDEEVDLGLSLLGQAIERSL; from the coding sequence GTGTCAAAGAACCAAGACGCCGAATTCTGGCGCAATGCCCGCGAGCATCTGATCCGCTACGGCGGCACCTTCGAGCCGATGATCGTCGAGCGCGCCCAGGGCAGCTTCGTCTACGACGCCGACGGGCGCGCGATCCTCGACTTCACCTCCGGGCAGATGAGCGCCGTGCTCGGCCACAGCCATCCGGACATCGTCTCGGTGGTGACGGAATCTATCGGCAAGCTCGACCACCTGTTCAGCGGCATGCTTTCGCGTCCAGTCGTGGATCTGGCCACCCGGCTGGCCGAGATCACCCCCGAGGGACTGGACCGCGTGATGTTGCTGAGCACTGGCGCGGAGTCGAACGAGGCGGCCATCCGCATGGCCAAGCTCGTCACCGGCAAGTACGAAGTTGTAGGTTTTGCACAGTCTTGGCATGGGATGACGGGCGCAGCCGCGTCCGCAACCTACAGTGCGGGACGCAAAGGCGTCGGCCCGGCGGCCGTGGGCTCGTTTGCCATTCCCGCGCCGTTCACGTACCGTCCGCGCTTCGGCCCTGCCGGTCAATATGACTACCTCGCCGAACTGGATTACGCCTTCGATCTGATCGATCGTCAGTCGAGCGGCAATCTGGCCGCGTTCATCGCAGAACCGATCCTGAGTTCCGGCGGCATCATCGAACTTCCACCCGGCTACCTCGCCGCCTTGAAGCGCAAGTGCGAGGAGCGCGGCATGTTGCTGATTCTCGACGAAGCGCAGACCGGCATCGGACGCACCGGCACCATGTTCGCGTTCGAACGCGACGGCGTGACGCCCGACATTCTGACCCTCTCGAAGACGCTCGGTGCGGGCCTTCCGCTCGCAGCCATCGTGACGTCGGCGCAAATCGAGGAGCGCGCCCACGAACGCGGCTATCTGTTCTACACGACCCACGTTTCCGACCCGCTACCGGCGGCTGTCGGCTTGCGCGTGCTCGACGTGGTGGCGCGCGACGGACTCGTCGCCCGCGCCAACGTGATGGGTGAGCGGCTGCGCAACGGCTTGTTGGGATTGATGGAGCGCTTCGATTGCGTGGGCGACGTTCGCGGACGCGGCTTGCTGCTCGGTATGGAGATTGTGAAGGACCGACGCACCAAAGCGCCCGCTGACGGCCTCGGCGCGAAGATCACGCGTGAATGCATGAACCTAGGTCTGAGCATGAACATTGTGCAGTTGCCCGGCATGGGCGGCGTGTTCCGTATCGCGCCGCCGCTGACCGTCAGCGACGAAGAAGTCGATCTGGGACTGTCGTTGCTCGGACAGGCAATCGAGCGTTCACTGTAG
- a CDS encoding MerR family transcriptional regulator, with protein MKIGELARVSGVAASRIRFYEAQGLLPNALRQINGYREYDGEALTRLDLIRRAQNAGFSLDEIRTILPPDLSDWPHDKLLDVLRRKVDEIEALERNLALSKQNLKAVIDAIEHREEGEDCRAASQRVLTSVRRAEDSAEPASRRAPVKKRA; from the coding sequence ATGAAAATCGGAGAGTTGGCGCGGGTGAGTGGCGTGGCGGCGTCGCGAATCCGCTTTTACGAAGCGCAGGGCCTGCTGCCCAATGCGCTGCGACAGATCAATGGCTATCGCGAGTACGACGGCGAGGCACTGACGCGTCTCGATTTAATTCGGCGCGCGCAAAACGCCGGATTTTCGTTGGACGAAATCCGCACGATCCTGCCGCCGGATCTCAGCGACTGGCCACACGACAAATTGCTTGACGTGCTACGCCGCAAGGTGGACGAGATCGAGGCGCTGGAACGGAATCTGGCGCTATCGAAGCAAAATCTGAAGGCGGTAATCGATGCCATCGAACATCGCGAGGAAGGGGAAGACTGCCGGGCCGCGTCGCAACGTGTGCTGACGTCGGTGCGCCGGGCCGAAGACAGTGCTGAGCCTGCGTCCCGGCGCGCCCCGGTCAAAAAGCGCGCCTGA
- a CDS encoding methyl-accepting chemotaxis protein, translated as MLKNWTIRWRLRMAVAGLAALVLIIGGLALIGLRDTVGSLREVYDKELASTRLLGESEIHIGRARAVVLRAPQAPSEEIKAADVKKGAEYWGESEKAWQAYLALPSDAEEQRLAKDVTGTRQALKDAFTLIQNSIAAGQTDVYYEQAAVLGKRYTSYVNANEALKKLYDERAKSSFDSAVSTYDRLFVVTLGAIAFAIIAAFLTARSLNRAITRPLDDVLEHFQEIADGNLQRAVHATSTDEMGRLLGALANMKTQLNDTVSRVRKSGEAIAASAREIAAGNLDLSARTEQQAASLEETAASMEQLTSTVRQNMEHARQANQLARQASDQTGAGDTAMTEVTETMRAIDAGSARIRDIIALIDGIAFQTNILALNAAVEAARAGEQGRGFAVVAGEVRTLAQRSASAARDIKTLIETSAERSAAGSRIVGEAGAAMSSIANSVQRVTDIMAEISAASEEQTAGIDQVARAVTQMDEVTQQNAALVEQASAAAQSLAEQAESLKSAVAVFRLA; from the coding sequence ATGTTGAAAAATTGGACGATTCGTTGGCGGTTGCGGATGGCCGTGGCTGGTCTGGCAGCCCTTGTGCTGATCATCGGTGGGCTGGCGCTCATTGGATTGCGCGACACCGTGGGGAGCTTGCGCGAGGTCTACGACAAGGAACTGGCGAGCACCCGTTTACTGGGCGAATCGGAAATTCATATCGGCCGCGCGCGCGCTGTCGTGCTGCGTGCACCGCAAGCGCCGTCTGAAGAGATCAAGGCGGCTGACGTCAAGAAGGGCGCCGAGTACTGGGGTGAGTCGGAGAAGGCATGGCAGGCCTACCTGGCGTTGCCGTCGGACGCCGAAGAACAACGTCTTGCGAAAGACGTGACCGGTACCCGCCAGGCGCTCAAGGACGCTTTCACGTTGATCCAGAACAGCATTGCTGCCGGACAGACCGACGTCTACTACGAGCAGGCGGCGGTGCTGGGCAAGCGTTACACGTCGTACGTCAACGCTAACGAAGCGCTCAAGAAGCTTTACGACGAGCGGGCAAAGTCCAGCTTCGATTCGGCGGTGTCGACCTACGATCGCTTGTTTGTCGTGACCCTCGGCGCGATTGCGTTTGCGATTATCGCGGCCTTCCTGACGGCGCGCTCGCTCAATCGTGCGATCACGCGACCGCTTGACGATGTCCTCGAACACTTCCAGGAAATCGCTGACGGGAATCTGCAACGCGCCGTGCATGCAACGTCGACCGACGAGATGGGCCGCTTACTGGGCGCACTCGCCAATATGAAGACGCAGCTCAACGATACAGTCTCCCGCGTGCGCAAGAGCGGCGAAGCGATTGCGGCCAGCGCGCGTGAGATTGCTGCGGGCAATCTGGATCTGTCGGCCCGCACTGAGCAGCAAGCGGCCTCGCTGGAGGAGACGGCGGCGAGCATGGAGCAACTGACCAGCACAGTGCGTCAGAACATGGAGCATGCGCGTCAGGCGAACCAACTGGCGCGACAGGCGAGCGACCAGACGGGGGCGGGCGACACCGCAATGACCGAGGTTACGGAAACCATGCGCGCCATCGATGCGGGGTCGGCACGGATTCGCGACATCATTGCGCTGATCGACGGCATCGCATTCCAGACCAACATCCTCGCCCTGAATGCAGCCGTCGAAGCAGCGCGTGCGGGGGAGCAGGGGCGTGGGTTTGCGGTCGTCGCCGGTGAAGTGCGTACGCTGGCACAGCGCTCGGCAAGTGCGGCGCGCGATATCAAGACGCTCATCGAGACGTCGGCCGAGCGCTCGGCGGCGGGCAGCCGCATCGTGGGTGAGGCAGGCGCGGCGATGAGCAGCATTGCGAACAGCGTGCAACGCGTGACAGACATCATGGCGGAGATTTCGGCCGCGTCGGAAGAGCAGACGGCAGGCATCGATCAGGTGGCACGAGCCGTGACGCAAATGGACGAGGTCACGCAGCAGAACGCGGCACTGGTCGAGCAGGCGTCGGCGGCGGCCCAATCGCTGGCCGAACAGGCCGAATCGCTGAAGTCCGCCGTCGCGGTGTTCCGTCTGGCGTAA
- a CDS encoding NADH:flavin oxidoreductase/NADH oxidase family protein, with translation MSLFAPLALPNGTSIPNRIAKAAMEENMADADHAPSDELLRLYDAWGRGGAGLIITGNVMIDARAMTGPGGVVLENDAHLERFRQWALAARQHGAQIWMQLNHPGRQMQSALGQATVAPSAVALELGSFSKRFAMPRELTETDIAEVIARFTQSALLAERSGFTGVEIHAAHGYLLSQFLSPLTNKRQDRWGGSLENRARLLLDIVRSVRAAVATDFAVAVKLNSADFQRGGFGPDDARRVIQMLGALGVDLVELSGGSYEAPAMQGESRDGRTLAREAYFLEFAREMIGVATMPLMVTGGIRRRTVADQVIASGVAMVGMATALSIDPELPNRWRLGQPSEPQLKPIRWKNKMLGSMANMAVVKFQLMRLSTGRVTNPTVSPMRALIAQQLGAACQTRRYRRWMARDTTRNLAR, from the coding sequence ATGTCGCTCTTTGCTCCACTTGCCTTGCCGAACGGCACGTCGATCCCCAACCGCATTGCCAAGGCGGCGATGGAAGAAAACATGGCGGACGCCGATCACGCGCCGTCCGACGAACTGCTTCGCCTGTACGACGCGTGGGGTCGAGGGGGTGCTGGCCTGATCATCACCGGCAACGTCATGATCGACGCGCGAGCGATGACCGGTCCGGGCGGCGTGGTGCTGGAAAACGACGCGCATCTCGAACGCTTCCGACAATGGGCGCTGGCGGCGCGGCAGCATGGCGCGCAGATCTGGATGCAGCTCAATCACCCGGGTCGCCAAATGCAGTCCGCGCTGGGTCAGGCCACCGTCGCACCGTCTGCGGTCGCCCTTGAACTCGGGAGCTTCTCGAAGCGCTTCGCGATGCCCAGAGAATTGACGGAGACGGATATCGCGGAGGTCATTGCACGTTTCACCCAAAGCGCGCTGCTCGCCGAGCGCAGCGGTTTTACTGGCGTAGAGATTCACGCAGCGCATGGGTATCTGCTCAGTCAGTTCCTCTCGCCGCTGACGAACAAGCGTCAGGATCGCTGGGGCGGAAGTCTCGAGAATCGCGCCCGCTTGCTGCTCGACATCGTGCGGTCCGTGCGTGCGGCTGTCGCGACCGACTTCGCGGTGGCCGTCAAACTGAATTCGGCCGATTTCCAACGTGGCGGATTCGGGCCGGACGACGCACGTCGCGTTATTCAGATGCTCGGCGCGCTGGGCGTCGACCTCGTGGAACTCTCAGGCGGCAGCTATGAAGCGCCCGCGATGCAGGGCGAATCGCGCGACGGACGGACGCTCGCACGCGAGGCCTATTTTCTGGAATTCGCACGCGAAATGATTGGCGTGGCGACGATGCCACTGATGGTGACGGGCGGCATTCGCCGTCGGACGGTTGCGGACCAGGTGATCGCGAGCGGTGTAGCGATGGTGGGCATGGCGACGGCACTCTCCATCGATCCCGAATTGCCGAATCGCTGGCGTCTGGGGCAGCCGTCGGAGCCGCAACTCAAGCCGATTCGCTGGAAGAACAAGATGCTGGGGTCGATGGCGAACATGGCCGTCGTCAAGTTTCAGCTCATGCGCCTGAGTACCGGCCGGGTGACGAACCCGACCGTCTCACCCATGCGAGCGCTGATCGCCCAGCAACTTGGCGCGGCATGTCAGACGCGCCGCTACCGCCGCTGGATGGCGCGGGACACGACTCGCAATTTGGCGCGCTGA
- a CDS encoding nitroreductase family protein: protein MGTTPEFSPPDVASRQLALEALLSRQSQWPLAAPAPSDTELNLIFDAALRAPDHGRLRPWRFVVVRDDARHDLGQALVEAAASRDPEAPAEAHEQRRRKAFAAPMIIVIAASISTATKVPEIEQLLSVGAASMNLLNAIHMLGYGGFWATGVDAYDPDIHSILDFEPNERVLGFLFVGTPPENPEVTPRPDRGDFVREWWGRSSI from the coding sequence ATGGGTACGACCCCTGAATTCTCGCCGCCGGATGTGGCTTCGCGGCAATTGGCTCTCGAAGCACTGCTCTCGCGACAGTCCCAATGGCCGCTCGCAGCGCCAGCGCCCAGCGATACCGAACTGAATCTGATTTTCGATGCTGCGCTACGTGCCCCCGATCACGGACGTCTGCGTCCGTGGCGTTTCGTGGTCGTGCGCGATGACGCCCGTCACGATCTGGGACAAGCGCTCGTCGAAGCCGCCGCCAGCCGCGATCCGGAAGCGCCTGCCGAGGCGCACGAGCAGCGCCGTCGCAAAGCCTTTGCGGCACCCATGATCATCGTCATTGCGGCGTCTATTTCGACGGCGACGAAAGTGCCGGAAATCGAACAACTCCTCAGCGTGGGCGCAGCCAGCATGAATCTGCTGAACGCCATCCATATGCTGGGTTACGGCGGTTTCTGGGCCACCGGCGTCGACGCCTACGACCCCGACATCCATAGCATTCTCGACTTTGAACCGAACGAACGAGTGCTCGGTTTCCTCTTCGTCGGTACGCCGCCTGAGAACCCGGAAGTCACGCCCCGCCCGGACCGCGGCGACTTCGTGCGCGAATGGTGGGGGCGTTCGTCGATCTGA
- a CDS encoding carboxymuconolactone decarboxylase family protein: MSQQKPVEYVCATPEVKAVFDDIKATRGVPDVNNFWKYIAQHPPTLARTWGSLKDIMADGALDPLVKELIYVAVSVTNNCGYCVASHTAGARRAGMTDEMFGELLAVVGMANETNRLAVGYRVPIDPAFE, encoded by the coding sequence ATGAGCCAGCAAAAGCCTGTCGAATACGTTTGCGCAACACCTGAAGTCAAAGCCGTCTTCGACGACATCAAAGCGACGCGGGGCGTCCCCGACGTCAACAACTTCTGGAAGTACATCGCACAACATCCGCCGACCTTAGCGCGGACCTGGGGCAGTCTGAAGGACATCATGGCCGATGGCGCGCTCGATCCGCTGGTCAAGGAGCTGATCTACGTCGCGGTCAGCGTTACGAACAATTGCGGATATTGCGTTGCGAGTCACACTGCAGGCGCGCGTCGTGCGGGGATGACCGACGAGATGTTCGGCGAACTGCTGGCCGTCGTGGGCATGGCCAACGAAACCAACCGGCTCGCCGTCGGCTACCGGGTGCCGATCGATCCGGCCTTCGAGTAG